From one Papilio machaon chromosome 16, ilPapMach1.1, whole genome shotgun sequence genomic stretch:
- the LOC123721773 gene encoding venom carboxylesterase-6-like — MLFYVLVCAFAFAHAQEQNSPAVNTTQGWIQGSLVTDGNYHVFYGIHYAGFVSGGNRFKAPPPPPSYPGVFHAINSGVICAHPTSRGIVGVEDCLTLSIYTANLTAAQPVLVWLQGEEYTTTDTTLHSFKNFVDRNVVVVNVNYRLSIFGFLCLGVPEAPGNAGLKDVVQALKWIQENIAGFGGNPNNVVLFGHGSGAAMVDLLTLSPTAENLMHKAITQSGSALSPGAISYKPIEYAEALGAKLGYTGKSREELARLLTTTDITLLATALTEFEFFNNTALFAPCIENNVDSNNTIISDAPINIIRSGNYSHIPYMAGYTNKEGTIRAHEAAYSQWLGKMQTNFDDFIQVDLDVATNSNKTAIVESIREFYFSQQIINMKTIEDYLDYHGDTMILVTAIRGVRERALTSKAKVYLYEFAYTGSLNSDWPLPQIPLTGVRHGGLLKYLLNINLTQIEGFMRETVMKHYLSFIYNGTQAIPYDSLWDPISSSRFPYLIIEGGEYAPNLSMSRIQQRYNPHERTMSFWNDNYARLYVAPSPVSSAAKLISLFLLVGLFQLLLNVL; from the exons atgttgttctATGTATTAGTGTGCGCGTTTGCATTTGCACATGCTCAAGAACAAAATAGTCCGGCAGTAAATACAACACAAGGATGGATCCAGGGCTCATTGGTAACTGATGGCAACTACCACGTCTTTTATGGAATACATTACGCTGGTTTTGTATCAGGAGGGAACAGGTTTAAG gcGCCGCCTCCTCCGCCCTCATACCCTGGTGTTTTCCACGCAATCAACAGCGGTGTGATATGCGCCCATCCCACATCCAGAGGCATCGTTGGTGTCGAAGATTGCCTGACCCTCAGCATTTACACTGCTAATCTGACCGCCGCTCAGCCGGTACTGGTGTGGCTGCAAGGTGAAGAGTACACAACTACTGACACTACGCTACATTCTTTCAAGAACTTCGTCGACAGAAATGTGGTGGTGGTCAACGTAAATTACCGCCTGTCGATCTTTGGATTTCTATGCCTAGGTGTACCAGAAGCACCGGGCAATGCCGGTCTTAAAGATGTTGTTCAAGCATTGAAATGGATACAAGAAAACATTGCTGGATTCGGTGGAAATCCCAATAATGTTGTCCTCTTTGGTCATGGTTCGGGCGCAGCGATGGTTGACCTCCTCACTCTGTCGCCTACCGCAGAAAATCTTATGCACAAAGCCATCACTCAAAGTGGGTCTGCATTGTCCCCCGGAGCTATCTCGTATAAACCTATTGAATACGCTGAAGCTTTGGGCGCTAAACTTGGCTACACAGGAAAATCAAGAGAAGAATTAGCAAGACTATTAACAACAAcagatataactttattagCCACAGCTCTCACAGAATTTGAATTCTTCAATAACACAGCTTTGTTCGCTCCTTGCATTGAGAATAATGTCGATAGtaacaatacaattatttcCGACGCTCCAATTAACATTATCCGTTCTGGTAATTACAGTCATATACCTTATATGGCTGGATACACAAACAAAGAAGGAACTATAAGAGCTCATGAAGCAGCTTACAGCCAATGGTTAGGAAAGATGCAGACAAATTTCGATGACTTTATCCAAGTAGATTTAGATGTTGCAACAAATTCAAACAAGACAGCCATTGTTGAATCAATAagagagttttatttttcacaacaAATAATCAATATGAAAACTATCGAAGATTATTTAGATTACCATGGAGATACAATGATTCTTGTGACAGCTATTAGAGGAGTGAGGGAGAGAGCGCTCACGTCAAAAGCTAAAGTTTACCTTTATGAGTTTGCTTACACAGGATCGTTAAATTCCGACTGGCCCTTGCCGCAGATACCACTAACTGGTGTCAGGCACGGAGGACTTTTAAAGTACCTGCTCAATATCAATTTAACCCAAATTGAGGGATTTATGAGGGAAACAGTTATGAAACAttatttgtcatttatttacaatgg GACACAAGCTATTCCGTACGACTCGTTATGGGATCCTATATCAAGCTCCAGATttccatatttaataatagaagGTGGGGAATATGCACCAAATTTGTCCATGTCTCGTATACAACAGAGGTACAATCCCCATGAAAGGACTATGTCATTCTGGAACGATAACTACGCAAGGCTGTACGTTGCCCCATCTCCAGTATCGTCAGCGGCAAAACTTATAAGTTTATTCCTACTTGTGGGTCTATTTCAACTATTGTTAAATGTACTGTAA